Genomic DNA from Calditrichota bacterium:
ATTCCCATCCCAAAACTGATCCTGTTAGACATTCGTCTGCCTAAGCTCGATGGTACCGAAGTGCTTAAGGCAATTAAGGCCTCCCGCATCCTGAAAAAAATTCCTGTTATTGTCCTGACCACTTCTGAACGAAAAGAAGAGGTCAAAAAAATGTACGCATTGGGTGCAAACAGCTATATTGTAAAACCCGGCAAATTTGAAGATTTTATGGGACAACTCAAAAAACTTCATGCGTATTTGGAGGACTATTCAATTCTAAAAGATTCAAAGGTTTCATAAAAAGGATCGTATCGATGTCTGAGAGAATTCTTGTGGTCGAAGATTATCCGGATCAGATCGAATTAATCGACAGGGCATTTCGCGCCCAAAAATCCTTTGGTTTTGATGTGGAATTTACGTCAACCGGAGAAGACTGTATTCGGAAATTTACGGAAAGCACCTACGATGCCCTTCTGTTGGATTACAAGTTGCCGGATTATTCCGGTCTGGAAGTGCTGCAAATTCTAAAGAACATGGGCGTATCCGTTCCGGTTATTATCATTACGGGACAGGGAGATGAACGTGTGGCCGTTCAGGCCATGAAAGAAGGCGCAGCCGATTATATTGTTAAAGATGTTGGGTATATGAAAACGCTCCCCAAAATCGTGAAAAATACAATCAATACCTACCGCCTTCGAGAGAAACTGCACGAAAAAGAGGAGTTTTTGGAAAAACTGGTTGACAATGTCGATGATATCATTTTCTCAATTGATATGGACTACCGGTTTACATTCGTTAACCAGACCATTCGAGATCTCGGATATGATCCGGATGAGTTTATCGGAAAATCGTTTCTGACACTGCTGCCCGAGTTTACCGATACGCAAAAGGTCAATGAAATTCTTCAAAATCCGGTTGAAAAAAACTACGAATTGCAGTTTAAA
This window encodes:
- a CDS encoding response regulator produces the protein MSQPSVLLVEDNPDHAEIITRVLHKMMKTIQVFHASDGQQALDMLGLGRETKPSATIPIPKLILLDIRLPKLDGTEVLKAIKASRILKKIPVIVLTTSERKEEVKKMYALGANSYIVKPGKFEDFMGQLKKLHAYLEDYSILKDSKVS